DNA from Daucus carota subsp. sativus chromosome 1, DH1 v3.0, whole genome shotgun sequence:
ggttcgggtagaccTAATCGGGTCGGAACGGatcgggtatccatcgggtcgggtaaaactgccATCCCCACATACAGTCATATTCTGGTACAAAAGattaagagcatctctaatTGGCTCCTTAAACAGGCTCTTAACTCTAAAATTTAGGAGGATATGAAAAATTAGAgttccaatgggctcctagtagctctttataaatttaagagcttcctctctctcctttcttttaaagagcatctaggtgctcctaacttattttcattGAACAAAATAATCACTTCCTTCTATttttattcacttttctctAATTCTCTCTCTAACTTttctctcaaataataataaaatatgagttaATAGCAAGTATAAAaagtatggttggagttgtcacgatattcaatgtattaacttactagaagccacatattatactagggtttgtctagtgtgtgctcatgggcacatgctaagcacggaaATTTTTGCatttggatcattttgattggtgtgattggtgaatttgcaggggatccaccattattaagaagcAGGAGCCAATGAAAATGATCTAAGCACAAAAATTTCCGCgattagcatgtgcccatgggcacatcatagaaaaaccgattatACTATTATTCCTTAAAGAAAgatctaagagcaagtccaagagaagcCCTATAACTTGTCCCAAGTCAtaatttaaggcatttgatgaaaaatgttgatccaacaatgtccaagtgatgccttatatcactaggataACCTCTTCAAGCCTTATTAATAGGGCATCTCTCTCATTGCCCTTTCCtatattttagtataaaattttatattcactctctttctctctctacttcaCATTgtgctttaatgatgaaagggagtctttaataataaaatattaaacacatactaaaaataaggcacattgttggagttgaacttaCATAgcgatgtcctaaatcactaggatatcatattttatattatatttgtatcaAAATATGGGTTGCCCACCCAACCTTAAACTACAATCTTAACCGGAGAattctaaattataaataaattcttagaatttaaatttaaatttttttatatcactatttgtgtgttcaaaaataattttacatatttttacaaGTTGTGTATGttccaaaataattttaaaaacaatatataaatgtatCAGAACCCTAATTAATACTACTTTAGACTAAGGATAGTAAGCGAAACATGACCTTTCGAAATATATAACATGGACAAGCCCGAACAACTTTTACCATCAAATTTGCCATAAAAAATGTGCTCTCAATCAAAAACAGGGTGCATTCGAtttaagttttaattatttttatttatttacgatttgAGGTGTATCCCATTATGATTTTTacgaaatatattaaaattttagaatattcAGTTAGAACACGAACTTGgttctataaaatatttgaatgatTGATCATGTTCAGCTCGATTATTGTATaaccaaattcaaatattttacctCAGAAATTTGAATTAGAAgagtaatattttagttttaagataataaatatatctatttgattttaaattatttaggaTATAAATTTGTAAACTCATTTTGGATTATCAATTTGCAAGATATTGATGGTTACCCAAGAAAAAACTGAAAAAAGTAAGACATACAAAGCCAACTGATGCAAGAATTAAATCTGCATGTGCCACTGAAGACTAAATAAAAGCAAAGTGCATTAATGAAAGCAAATAGGCTTACACAaattcttgtttcttacacACTACTTGCTTGATAACCAAGGCAAGCTAAGAGGACTGGAAATACATAAGCACAAATACTTAACCTAAAGATCAATAGGGAGCTCAAAGTTGTGATGCTGAGCTAAGCTTATTTTTGTTTTACAGCCTAATAATTAAGAAGCCACAGCCTGATAAGGCTTGAGCAGAGTGACCAGAGAGCCACTTAAGTGGAGTGACATGACTTCATTGGTTGATCCCACAAGCTTCCCACCTATGAACACTGCTGGAACTGCAGGTGCATTGCATCCCAGCCTCAACAAGGCCTTCTCCATTTCCCTTCCCTCGGGATCTTTGTCAATTTCATGAACCACAGGCCTCACTAGGAGTTCTCTGAACAGAATGTCCACAGCATAGCACATGCAGCATGTGCTTTTGCTGAAGATCACTACTCCATTCTCCGAGGCCATTCgtgatattttctccatctcaAACTCCCTCTGTTCTCGTCAGAACTGAGAAAAAAGAGGAAGTTGTAAGAAGGGTGTGAAGCTTAGGATTGCTTGAATTGGAAGTTCTAAGTGCTCCTCTATTTATAAACAGCCAACAGGGGACTAGTTACTGTAGGGAAGCACATTTTAAAGCCTATGTGCTTTAGTTTGATGCCATAGACTGAAAAAAGTTACTTTTTCAAGATAGAGAGATACTACTATTCTTTTCCACAGATTGATGAACAAGTTGAAGATAGTAATATATTCTGCAGACCTGTTAGTTTGTCTACGTGATTAAATTGCAGCCATCCAATTTTTAGTCGATCTGacagaaattttttaaattttgaagctCCAACCATtcaaaacccttagctaaattATAGTCAATCTCTTCACATtagctaaatttgtcgaatctGTCAAGGCCCGTGACAAAGTAGTATATCTACATCCAACCATTGTAGCCAACTCCACTGGAGCACGGCGCCTTACAAGTTCAGTAAATTTTAGCTCCtcgttattttatattattttagccATGCCaatcggagatgctcttatatacTTTTTATCAGATGAACTGGACTGAACTATGACCAAAAAGATTGATTCAATTGATTTGTCACATATTGAGACCTAGTGACCATGCTTATTAACAAATGCAGAATTAAGGACCTgaagactcttcattaaatcattaataaatgGGAAAAAAACAAAACCAGTCAATTTCAAGCAGATTCTTCTGATCATCTTCTTTTAATATTCTGGAATAGAAAGATTGTGAATGAGATATATATCTTTCGGTGGCTCTGCAAGATTCTTGGAGGCATACCACGAACCTGCACGATTGGTTCTCACTGGTGATAAACCAAGTCTGTCTGTCTGCTTGTATTGTTGTCACCCTCCATGTCCATGAAGTTGCAATAATCCCACTGAAATTGAAAAGTTACAATTTCTCACAACTTAAGCCTTAGAAGCAGTGAGTATTTACCTACAACAGGAGAGCAAAGATGCTGTCTTACCGACaatgatataattttagtaCTACACAGACAGTATAGAATGGACTGGCAGTTAACTGTACTATGTAATCAGAGAGGTTCTATAGATGATTGTAGGCCTACTGATATCTGCTGGAAATCAGCATACTTGGGAGATTACCTTCTTTAAAACATAAATGTTGTGACTACCAATCAAAGTAGGGGCTCCGATGATAGAGAATCCTCTACCTGATTAGGAGTATAAACAATCAAAGGTTTGATCCTAACAACAACATTAATAATAGAACATCTTTGTTAACTGTCTTGCTCAATATGAAAGTTTCCAAGCTATCCCTGCACAATAGAAGGGTGACATGGGGGTAGGGAATAAAAGCTAATCACACATGAAATAGGCATTTGGTTTTTGCTAGTTGAAAATATGCATTTTACATGAACCAAAAATATATGATGTGCAACAGAGGCCAAAAGGTATATATGCTTTGCATGTTATGTATGTTTCTATGTGTAATGTATGAGCATAGGGCTGGGGGGGGGGGATCTTTAGCATCATCTTTCAGCAATTACAAGCAAATGGCTCAGCAAAGCAGCTTGAGCCTGTAACAGCTGCCAAGCCAATTGCCAAGTGATAAACAGTATAATTTTTCCATTTGCAAGAAATCAGACATGCTTCTTGCAAATGGGGCATTCAGCACTGCTTGGCTGTGCAAATTGATTAAGATAACAAAATGGGTTCGCGAAATTGTATTATCAAGAGAATAAGTTCTATGTCAAAACATGTTTGTTCAATGCTTAAGAATAATGCATTGTGAAAACTTTATTCAGTGCTAGTTCACTTTTACTTGGTGTCCCGGTTCTCCAGTGCTTATGAGAACAATCCTGCAATCTGATCATGTGTCTTGCTTCGAAAATGAAATACCTCTGATCTGTTATTGAACATCcttagataaat
Protein-coding regions in this window:
- the LOC108194368 gene encoding glutaredoxin-C13, with the translated sequence MEKISRMASENGVVIFSKSTCCMCYAVDILFRELLVRPVVHEIDKDPEGREMEKALLRLGCNAPAVPAVFIGGKLVGSTNEVMSLHLSGSLVTLLKPYQAVAS